Genomic segment of Maricaulis maris:
ACTCCGCTGCCAGCGCCTGCTGCTGGCCGGCCCGGTAGACCGTGCCCGGCATGGCGCCGGTGAGCTTTCCCTCTTCCATCACCACCTCGCCGGCGACGATGGTCGCGACATAGCCCGTCGCGCCTTGCAGGAGACGCTGGCCGCCGGCTGGCAGGTCGCGCTCCATGTGCGGCGGTTCCATCTGCAGCCGGTCAAGATCGATGATGTTGATATCGGCCTTGAGCCCGGCCCGCAGATAGCCGCGGTCTGTCATTCCCATATAATCCGCCTGGGCGCCGGTCAGCATGCGCACCACGCGCGGCAGGTCGAGCTTGCGGCCGCGCTTGCGGTCGCGGGTCCAGTGCGTGAGCATGTAGGTCGGCATGGAGGCGTCACAGACCGTGCCGACATGGGCGCCGCCATCGGACAGGCCGTAGAGCGCCTGGGGGTGCTCCATCATCTTGAGCACATTGTCGTAATTGAGCTCCGTATAGTTATAGAGCGGCAGGTAGATCAGCTCGTGACCGTCGCGTTCCAGCAGCGTGTCATAGATCATCTCCATCAGCGAGACGCCCTGCTCACGGGCCCGCGCAGCGAGTGAATTCTCCCCGGATTGCTCATAGTCCGGTGGATTGCCGAGCTGGAAGAATTTCTCGGCGACGAACTCGATATGCTCCATCAGGAGATCGGCGAGCGGCGGCACGGACGAGCCGGGACCGGACAGCTTGTCGGTCTTCTCCGACAGGATCTGCGCCTTGAAGGCCGGGTCCTTCATGCGCGCCACCCGCTCGTCCAGCGGCAGATCAGCGATGGTCTTGTAGGTCGGGTACCCCATGAACGGATGGAAAGTGCAATTGAAGCCGAGGAAGACGCCGATGGCGCGCGGCGCAACCTGCATGCGGGCATCCACACCGTCAGCCTTCAGGGCCTCGGTGCGCTCGATCAGCTTGAGCCATTGATCCGGCGCAAAGTCGCGCTGCATCAGGGAAAAGGAGAAAGGACGGCCGGACGCCTTGGCGTAGTCAGCGATGATCGACCATTCCTCGTCGAACTCCTGCTCGCCGCGCTCGAGGTTGAAATCGGAGACCGCCTGAACGACGCCATGCCCCAGCCCTTCAAAGGCGCGGGCAATGCCGGTCAGCTCCTCACGGGTGGATTCGGACGAAGGCGTCCACTCGCCATCGGCCGTCTTGTGAACGTCGGAACGCCCCGTGGCAAACCCGATCGCGCCGGCCTCCAGCGCTTCACGGGTCAGCCGACGCATCTCGGCGATGTCGGTATCATTGGCGGGTTCGGAGTGGACTGCGCGGTCGCCCATGACATAGACGCGCAACGGGTCATGCGGGACCATGGCCGCGATATCGATCGTGCGCGGGATCCTGGCCAAGGCGTCGAGATAGTCCGGAAAGCTCTCCCAGTCCCAGGTCAGGCCCTCGTGAAGGGCGGTACCGGGAATGTCCTCGACCCCCTCCATCAACTTGATCAGCTTGTCATGATCGGCCTCGCGCACCGGCGCGAAGCCGACACCGCAATTGCCCATCACAGCCGTTGTGACACCGTGATCAATGGATGGGCGCAGCATCCCATCCCAACTCGCCTGGCCGTCATAATGGGTGTGGATATCGATAAAGCCCGGCGTGACGAGTTTGCCGTTGGCATCGAGGGTGCGCGCCGCCGGGCCGAGATCGGGACCGATGGCTGCGATGACGCCATTGTTGATCGCAATATCCGCGACAACCGGTTCAGCACCGGCACCGTCATGGATCTGACCGTCGGTGATCTTGAGATCATACATCTGTGTCTCCCGTCATGTGTCACGCTCTGAGGCGTTTCGGCCGAGTGTCCGCGAATCGGCAAGCCGGAACAAGCCCGCGAGCAGCGAGCCCCCGATCAGATGCCAGATGCTCCACATGCCGATGATCGCCGCGGCGCCGCCAACCCCGTCGAACTGGCTGAGCAGGATGACCAGACCAAGCCCGGCATTCTGGATCCCGACCTCGAAGGTCAGGGCCCGCCGTCGCGCCGGCTCCATGCCGAGGGCCCGGCCGCTGAGCCAGCCAAGAGCAAAAGCCGAGCTGTTGTGCAGCACGACGATCGGCAGGATCAACGCGCCGGTGATCAGGATGATCGTCCAGTTCTGAACGATCCCCACCACCACAAGCAGGGCGATGCAGGCGAGCGCCAGCGGGGCAAGCACCCGACCGATGCGGTCCGACAGGACCGGCTTCCACGCATTGAGCGCCATGCCGAGCGCCAGTGGCACCGCCAGCAGGGCGGCGGTCTGGACAAAGAAGGGCAAGGGATCGACCTCGAGCGCGTGAACGAGGGCGTCTGCCGGCGCATAAAGCCCGGACCAGAAAAGGATCGACAGCGGAGTCAGGATCGCCGCAGACACGCTCGAGATCGAGGTGAGCGTGACCGAATAGGCGGTATTGCCACCGGCAATACGGGTCAGGAGGTTGGAAACATTGCCGCCGGGACAACTGGCCACGATCAACATGCCAAGAGCCACACTGGCCGGCGGCGACAACAGCAGTATCAGGCCGAGTGTCAGCAACGGCAGGCCGACCAGTTGAACGGCCACCCCGCCCAAAACCCGCAAGGGTTCCTTGCGGACCAGGGCAAAGTCCCGAACGCTCAGAGACAGGGCGACCGAGAACATCATCAAAAAAAGTATGGCGGCTATACCCAATCGTGATTGTTCATCCACGATAACCTGGAGCTGGTCTATCGATGAGGCGTCCATAAATTCTCTTCTTATCAATAACTTGAAAATCGGCTCGGGCGTCGGACGCGCCGTCGCCCGGTCGGCAAGATTGTTGTCATGACAACATCAGGGGTCGCAAAAAATGATCCAGCCTGTATCCTTTGCGTCAGGATCTGCTGGTTGGAGTCAGGGCTCTGACACTTTGGCGCGTCCCGGCCATAGGGACAACATCTCGCCTCGGGGCTGGGTGCTGTGGTCGTACCTTTTCAGTTGAGCGGGTCGCTCGGGCAGCGACCAGGTGTTTGGGGGACCGGAATGGGCCGAAAACGTTTTGATGAAATGTCATGCGCGATCGCGCAGACTTTGAATCAGGTGGGTGATTGGTGGACGCTCCTGATTGTGCGTGATGCCATGAAAGGGGCTCGCCGGTTCAGCGATTTCCACGACAGCACCGGTATTGCCAAGAACATTCTGACCGACCGACTGAACAAGCTGGTCCAGAACGGCATCATGATGCGCGAAGAAGTCGGTGTCCGCGGCCAGCGCCAGGAGTATGTCCTGACCGAACGTGGCGAAGCGCTTTTCCCGATCCTCATCGCCATGCAGCAATGGGGCGATAAATGGATTTACGGTGAGACCGAGCTTCCGCTTGAACTCTTCGATGTCCGGACGGGTGAGCAGCTGGCACCAATCAGCGTTGCCAATGAAAGCGGCGAGGAAGTGACCCATCGCGATGTGGCCGGTCGCGAGCCGCGGAGCGGGTCTGTTCGCGAAGCCGGCTAGGCACTCCAGGACGGCTTCCCTGCAAGGGCCAAACATCGCGTCGCCGACTTCGCCTGCGACGCGATTTTTCTTCACAGACATATTGAGACAGGCGAGCTCCTGCCCTACCCTCCAGCGCGGTGCATGAGACGGCAATTGTGCCATCCACCAACCCATGCGCACCGAACAAAAAGGGGGAGACCAAACATGCTGATAAGTTCGATTATCCTGGCCGCCACGCTCCAGGCCTCACCGGTTCAGCCTCTGCTGGACAATGCGCTTGAAGTCTCGAGCGACGCTGGCAGCTACATCACCTACTTCAATGCTGATGGCACCTACACGACCAATGTCGGCATCTCCGGAACCTGGCACGTGGAAGGCGACGAACTTTGCGTCGTGCGCGCCACCGGCGAAGCTGGCTGCGCGCCCATCGAGCCCGGCCTCAGCCTCGGATCGACATGGACCGCGCCGAACGCCGCGACCGGTGCCATGGTGACCTACACCATCATCGCCCGCGACTAGACAGCGGAGGGGCGGCGCACGGCTTTTCGCCGACCGCCCCTCACAGTCGCCCCTCGCCGCCGTCCCTAACCGTCGGCCATCACCGTCGTC
This window contains:
- a CDS encoding N-acyl-D-amino-acid deacylase family protein produces the protein MYDLKITDGQIHDGAGAEPVVADIAINNGVIAAIGPDLGPAARTLDANGKLVTPGFIDIHTHYDGQASWDGMLRPSIDHGVTTAVMGNCGVGFAPVREADHDKLIKLMEGVEDIPGTALHEGLTWDWESFPDYLDALARIPRTIDIAAMVPHDPLRVYVMGDRAVHSEPANDTDIAEMRRLTREALEAGAIGFATGRSDVHKTADGEWTPSSESTREELTGIARAFEGLGHGVVQAVSDFNLERGEQEFDEEWSIIADYAKASGRPFSFSLMQRDFAPDQWLKLIERTEALKADGVDARMQVAPRAIGVFLGFNCTFHPFMGYPTYKTIADLPLDERVARMKDPAFKAQILSEKTDKLSGPGSSVPPLADLLMEHIEFVAEKFFQLGNPPDYEQSGENSLAARAREQGVSLMEMIYDTLLERDGHELIYLPLYNYTELNYDNVLKMMEHPQALYGLSDGGAHVGTVCDASMPTYMLTHWTRDRKRGRKLDLPRVVRMLTGAQADYMGMTDRGYLRAGLKADINIIDLDRLQMEPPHMERDLPAGGQRLLQGATGYVATIVAGEVVMEEGKLTGAMPGTVYRAGQQQALAAE
- a CDS encoding bile acid:sodium symporter family protein, which translates into the protein MMFSVALSLSVRDFALVRKEPLRVLGGVAVQLVGLPLLTLGLILLLSPPASVALGMLIVASCPGGNVSNLLTRIAGGNTAYSVTLTSISSVSAAILTPLSILFWSGLYAPADALVHALEVDPLPFFVQTAALLAVPLALGMALNAWKPVLSDRIGRVLAPLALACIALLVVVGIVQNWTIILITGALILPIVVLHNSSAFALGWLSGRALGMEPARRRALTFEVGIQNAGLGLVILLSQFDGVGGAAAIIGMWSIWHLIGGSLLAGLFRLADSRTLGRNASERDT
- a CDS encoding helix-turn-helix domain-containing protein, coding for MSCAIAQTLNQVGDWWTLLIVRDAMKGARRFSDFHDSTGIAKNILTDRLNKLVQNGIMMREEVGVRGQRQEYVLTERGEALFPILIAMQQWGDKWIYGETELPLELFDVRTGEQLAPISVANESGEEVTHRDVAGREPRSGSVREAG